The Zalophus californianus isolate mZalCal1 chromosome X, mZalCal1.pri.v2, whole genome shotgun sequence genome window below encodes:
- the HSD17B10 gene encoding 3-hydroxyacyl-CoA dehydrogenase type-2 isoform X1, producing the protein MAAACRGVKGLVALITGGASGLGLATAERLVGQGATAVLLDLPDSDGEVQAKKLGKSCAFAPADVTSEKDVQAALTLAKEKFGRVDVAVNCAGIAVAIKTYNLKKNQAHSLEDFQRVLNVNLLGTFNVIRLVAGEMGQNEPDQGGQRGVIINTASVAAFEGQVGQAAYSASKGGIVGMTLPIARDLAPMGIRVMTIAPGLFGTPLLTSLPEKVRHFLASQVPFPSRLGDPAEYAHLVQAIIENPFINGEVIRLDGAIRMQP; encoded by the exons ATGGCTGCGGCGTGCCGGGGCGTGAAG GGCCTGGTTGCTCTAATAACCGGAGGAGCCTCTGGTCTAGGTCTGGCCACAGCAGAGCGACTGGTGGGGCAAGGGGCCACTGCTGTGCTTCTGGACCTTCCCGACTCTGATGGGGAGGTCCAAGCCAAGAAGTTAGGGAAGAGCTGCGCCTTTGCCCCAGCTGAT GTGACCTCAGAGAAGGACGTGCAAGCAGCCCTGACTCTAGCAAAAGAAAAGTTTGGCCGTGTGGATGTGGCAGTCAACTGTGCAGGCATTGCAGTGGCCATAAAGACGTACAACTTAAAGAAGAATCAGGCCCATTCCTTGGAGGACTTCCAGCGAGTTCTCAAT GTGAATCTCCTCGGCACCTTCAATGTGATCCGCCTGGTGGCCGGTGAGATGGGCCAGAATGAGCCAGACCAGGGAGGCCAGCGTGGGGTCATCATCAACACTGCCAGTGTGGCTGCCTTTGAGGGCCAG gTTGGACAAGCTGCATACTCTGCTTCCAAGGGGGGCATAGTGGGCATGACCCTGCCCATTGCTCGGGATCTGGCTCCCATGGGCATCCGAGTGATGACCATTGCTCCAG GCCTGTTTGGCACCCCGCTGCTCACCAGCCTCCCAGAAAAAGTGCGCCACTTcttagccagccaggtgccctttccCAGCAGACTGGGTGATCCCGCTGAGTATGCTCATCTGGTACAAGCCATCATCGAGAACCCATTCATCAATGGAGAGGTCATCCGGCTGGATGGGGCCATCCGCATGCAGCCTtga
- the HSD17B10 gene encoding 3-hydroxyacyl-CoA dehydrogenase type-2 isoform X2: protein MYKAWIPSSGDRNWIYQNLLEGVTSEKDVQAALTLAKEKFGRVDVAVNCAGIAVAIKTYNLKKNQAHSLEDFQRVLNVNLLGTFNVIRLVAGEMGQNEPDQGGQRGVIINTASVAAFEGQVGQAAYSASKGGIVGMTLPIARDLAPMGIRVMTIAPGLFGTPLLTSLPEKVRHFLASQVPFPSRLGDPAEYAHLVQAIIENPFINGEVIRLDGAIRMQP from the exons ATGTACAAAGCCTGGATCCCCAGCAGTGGGGATCGGAATTGGATAtatcagaatctcctggagggG GTGACCTCAGAGAAGGACGTGCAAGCAGCCCTGACTCTAGCAAAAGAAAAGTTTGGCCGTGTGGATGTGGCAGTCAACTGTGCAGGCATTGCAGTGGCCATAAAGACGTACAACTTAAAGAAGAATCAGGCCCATTCCTTGGAGGACTTCCAGCGAGTTCTCAAT GTGAATCTCCTCGGCACCTTCAATGTGATCCGCCTGGTGGCCGGTGAGATGGGCCAGAATGAGCCAGACCAGGGAGGCCAGCGTGGGGTCATCATCAACACTGCCAGTGTGGCTGCCTTTGAGGGCCAG gTTGGACAAGCTGCATACTCTGCTTCCAAGGGGGGCATAGTGGGCATGACCCTGCCCATTGCTCGGGATCTGGCTCCCATGGGCATCCGAGTGATGACCATTGCTCCAG GCCTGTTTGGCACCCCGCTGCTCACCAGCCTCCCAGAAAAAGTGCGCCACTTcttagccagccaggtgccctttccCAGCAGACTGGGTGATCCCGCTGAGTATGCTCATCTGGTACAAGCCATCATCGAGAACCCATTCATCAATGGAGAGGTCATCCGGCTGGATGGGGCCATCCGCATGCAGCCTtga
- the RIBC1 gene encoding RIB43A-like with coiled-coils protein 1 isoform X1 encodes MYKVDLSPDPKEMAAIEARRNREKERQSRFFNVQTRGMGVDVKALNSQVEEQKLRDTTEQSKEATYGTYQKQYDLVAQLLEKEQAERTRRLAKKLQEFREQKQQLRNRPQYNLWNPSRLWMEFPACLGRSDPPCGLASLQCFAREDRERATCLKMQQEQFTYGLERQLQEQWQVTADEKCVDMLSDQLRLAMDMRSTQMAKVEESHRVAVMSAMANTNKAQGPHQAAELAERQRREWQHEQEANFMEIQNQITSDLLTENPQVAQHPVAPHQVLPYCWKGMTPEQRAAIRKVQEVQRHEEEAQRQADQARVAKWGSQTLCLAQATMELQEQERELSAEHRRGLGSFNQQLAKEQKAQQDYLNSIIYTNQPMAQYHLQFNTSSH; translated from the exons ATGTATAAGGTAGACCTGTCACCAGATCCCAAGGAGATGGCAGCCATCGAGGCTAGAAGAAATCGAGAAAAAGAGCGACAGAGCCGATTCTTCAATGTGCAGACCCGAGGCATGGGG GTGGATGTCAAAGCCCTCAACAGCCAAGTGGAAGAGCAAAAGCTTCGAGATACAACAGAACAGAGCAAGGAGGCAACTTACG gtACCTACCAGAAGCAGTATGATCTGGTAGCCCAGCTGCTAGAGAAGGAACAGGCAGAACGGACACGTCGGCTGGCCAAGAAATTGCAAGAATTTCGGGAGCAAAAGCAGCAGCTCAGGAACAGGCCACAGTATAACCTTTGGAATCCTAGCCGACTCTGGATGGAGTTTCCAGCCTGTCTTGGCCGTAGTGATCCTCCCTGTGGCCTAGCCAGCTTGCAGTGCTTTGCTAGGGAGGACCGGGAGAGGGCCACGTGCCTGAAAATGCAGCAGGAGCAGTTCACATACGGCCTGGAGAGGCAGCTGCAGGAGCAATGGCAAGTCACGGCTGATGAGAAGTGTGTAG ATATGCTCAGTGACCAGCTGCGCCTAGCCATGGACATGCGGTCCACCCAAATGGCCAAGGTAGAGGAGTCCCATCGCGTGGCCGTGATGTCTGCTATGGCCAATACCAACAAAGCTCAG GGGCCCCACCAGGCAGCTGAACTGGCTGAGCGACAGCGCCGTGAGTGGCAGCATGAACAGGAGGCCAACTTCATGGAGATCCAGAACCAGATCACGAGTGACCTACTGACGGAGAACCCCCAGGTTGCCCAGCACCCTGTGGCTCCCCACCAGGTCCTGCCCTATTGTTGGAAGGGCATGACTCCAGAGCAGAGAGCTGCCATCAGGAAAGTCCAGGAGGTGCAACGCCATGAAGAGGAGGCACAGCGCCAGGCCGATCAAGCACGGGTTGCCAAATGGGGAAGCCAGACTTTGTGCTTGGCCCAGGCAACAATGGAGCTacaagagcaggagagggaacttAGTGCTGAACATCGAAGGGGGCTAGGATCCTTCAATCAGCAGCTGGCTAAGGAGCAAAAAGCCCA GCAGGATTATCTGAATTCTATAATCTACACCAATCAACCTATGGCCCAATACCACCTACAGTTCAACACCAGCAGCCACTAA
- the RIBC1 gene encoding RIB43A-like with coiled-coils protein 1 isoform X2: MYKVDLSPDPKEMAAIEARRNREKERQSRFFNVQTRGMGVDVKALNSQVEEQKLRDTTEQSKEATYGTYQKQYDLVAQLLEKEQAERTRRLAKKLQEFREQKQQLRNRPQYNLWNPSRLWMEFPACLGRSDPPCGLASLQCFAREDRERATCLKMQQEQFTYGLERQLQEQWQVTADEKCVDMLSDQLRLAMDMRSTQMAKVEESHRVAVMSAMANTNKAQAAELAERQRREWQHEQEANFMEIQNQITSDLLTENPQVAQHPVAPHQVLPYCWKGMTPEQRAAIRKVQEVQRHEEEAQRQADQARVAKWGSQTLCLAQATMELQEQERELSAEHRRGLGSFNQQLAKEQKAQQDYLNSIIYTNQPMAQYHLQFNTSSH, translated from the exons ATGTATAAGGTAGACCTGTCACCAGATCCCAAGGAGATGGCAGCCATCGAGGCTAGAAGAAATCGAGAAAAAGAGCGACAGAGCCGATTCTTCAATGTGCAGACCCGAGGCATGGGG GTGGATGTCAAAGCCCTCAACAGCCAAGTGGAAGAGCAAAAGCTTCGAGATACAACAGAACAGAGCAAGGAGGCAACTTACG gtACCTACCAGAAGCAGTATGATCTGGTAGCCCAGCTGCTAGAGAAGGAACAGGCAGAACGGACACGTCGGCTGGCCAAGAAATTGCAAGAATTTCGGGAGCAAAAGCAGCAGCTCAGGAACAGGCCACAGTATAACCTTTGGAATCCTAGCCGACTCTGGATGGAGTTTCCAGCCTGTCTTGGCCGTAGTGATCCTCCCTGTGGCCTAGCCAGCTTGCAGTGCTTTGCTAGGGAGGACCGGGAGAGGGCCACGTGCCTGAAAATGCAGCAGGAGCAGTTCACATACGGCCTGGAGAGGCAGCTGCAGGAGCAATGGCAAGTCACGGCTGATGAGAAGTGTGTAG ATATGCTCAGTGACCAGCTGCGCCTAGCCATGGACATGCGGTCCACCCAAATGGCCAAGGTAGAGGAGTCCCATCGCGTGGCCGTGATGTCTGCTATGGCCAATACCAACAAAGCTCAG GCAGCTGAACTGGCTGAGCGACAGCGCCGTGAGTGGCAGCATGAACAGGAGGCCAACTTCATGGAGATCCAGAACCAGATCACGAGTGACCTACTGACGGAGAACCCCCAGGTTGCCCAGCACCCTGTGGCTCCCCACCAGGTCCTGCCCTATTGTTGGAAGGGCATGACTCCAGAGCAGAGAGCTGCCATCAGGAAAGTCCAGGAGGTGCAACGCCATGAAGAGGAGGCACAGCGCCAGGCCGATCAAGCACGGGTTGCCAAATGGGGAAGCCAGACTTTGTGCTTGGCCCAGGCAACAATGGAGCTacaagagcaggagagggaacttAGTGCTGAACATCGAAGGGGGCTAGGATCCTTCAATCAGCAGCTGGCTAAGGAGCAAAAAGCCCA GCAGGATTATCTGAATTCTATAATCTACACCAATCAACCTATGGCCCAATACCACCTACAGTTCAACACCAGCAGCCACTAA